In one window of Rhizobium oryzihabitans DNA:
- a CDS encoding SDR family oxidoreductase, with the protein MGILQKFSLENRTAIITGSGRGLGFEIASAFAEAGAHVWLTGRNAETLEQATDVLRKAGGKADYAAFDIADTAAGSALVRRMMDEFGHLDILVNNVGARDRRPLAEFSDEDVLELIRTDLTSSVSLSRDAAEAMNANGYGRIITITSILGHIVRPGDAIYPVAKQGLTGLMRAIAVEYGARGITSNAIAPGMFATETNAALAENPEMVAFAKLRVPLERWGRPDEIAGAALFLASDAASFVNGHVLTVDGGMSVRL; encoded by the coding sequence ATGGGCATTCTCCAGAAATTCTCTCTCGAAAACCGCACGGCCATCATCACCGGCAGCGGCCGCGGCCTCGGTTTTGAAATTGCCAGCGCCTTTGCCGAAGCGGGCGCGCATGTGTGGCTGACCGGCCGCAATGCCGAAACGCTGGAACAGGCGACAGATGTGCTGCGCAAGGCTGGCGGCAAGGCCGATTACGCCGCCTTCGATATTGCCGACACGGCAGCCGGCAGCGCCCTTGTTCGCCGTATGATGGACGAGTTCGGCCACCTCGATATCCTCGTCAACAATGTCGGCGCGCGCGACCGCCGCCCGCTTGCCGAATTCAGCGACGAGGACGTGCTGGAATTGATCCGCACCGATCTTACCTCCTCCGTCTCGCTGTCGCGGGATGCCGCGGAGGCCATGAACGCCAATGGCTACGGCCGCATCATCACCATCACCTCCATTCTCGGCCACATCGTCCGGCCGGGGGATGCGATTTATCCCGTCGCCAAACAGGGGCTGACCGGGCTGATGCGGGCGATTGCCGTGGAATATGGCGCGCGCGGCATCACCAGCAACGCCATCGCGCCCGGCATGTTCGCCACCGAAACCAATGCCGCCCTTGCCGAAAATCCTGAGATGGTGGCCTTCGCCAAGCTGCGGGTGCCGCTGGAGCGCTGGGGCCGGCCGGATGAGATCGCCGGTGCTGCCCTGTTTCTGGCGAGCGACGCGGCCTCCTTCGTCAACGGCCATGTGCTGACGGTGGATGGCGGCATGTCGGTGCGGCTGTGA
- the urtA gene encoding urea ABC transporter substrate-binding protein translates to MIFRKTLSAALLGAILSTTAFHGAFAADDTIKVGVLHSLSGTMAISETTLKDAMLMLIDEQNKKGGVLGKKLEAVVVDPASDWPLFAEKARQLISQDKVAAVFGCWTSSSRKSVLPVFEELNSILFYPVQYEGEESSRNIFYTGAAPNQQAIPAVDYLASTEGVERWVLAGTDYVYPQTTNKILKAYLMSKGVKEEDIMINYTPFGHSDWQTIVSDIKKFGSAGKKTAVVSTINGDANVPFYKELANQGIKAEDIPVVAFSVGEEELAGLDTAPLVGHLAAWNYFQSVDAPVNAEFIKTWHAFTKNDKRVTNDPMEAAYIGFNAWVKAVESAGTTDTDKVLDSIIGVSVPNLSGGYSTVMPNHHITKPVLIGEIQADGQFEIVQQTPQVVGDEWSDYLPDSKDLISDWRKPMSCGNFNVASGKCGGKGS, encoded by the coding sequence ATGATATTCCGCAAGACGCTTAGTGCCGCGCTGCTTGGCGCGATCCTGTCCACCACCGCCTTCCATGGCGCTTTTGCCGCGGACGACACCATCAAGGTCGGCGTGCTGCATTCGCTGTCCGGCACCATGGCCATTTCAGAGACAACGCTGAAGGACGCCATGCTGATGCTCATCGACGAGCAGAACAAGAAGGGCGGCGTGCTTGGCAAGAAACTTGAAGCCGTGGTGGTCGATCCGGCTTCCGACTGGCCGCTCTTTGCCGAAAAGGCCCGCCAGCTGATTTCGCAGGACAAGGTCGCCGCCGTTTTCGGCTGCTGGACGTCTTCCTCCCGCAAATCCGTTCTGCCGGTCTTCGAGGAACTGAACTCGATCCTGTTCTATCCGGTTCAGTACGAGGGTGAAGAATCTTCGCGCAACATCTTCTACACGGGTGCCGCGCCAAACCAGCAGGCCATTCCGGCCGTCGATTATCTCGCCAGCACCGAAGGTGTGGAGCGCTGGGTTCTGGCCGGCACGGACTATGTCTATCCGCAGACCACCAACAAGATCCTGAAGGCCTACCTGATGTCGAAGGGCGTCAAGGAAGAGGACATCATGATCAACTACACGCCGTTCGGTCATTCCGACTGGCAGACGATCGTGTCCGACATCAAGAAATTCGGCTCGGCCGGCAAGAAGACCGCCGTGGTCTCCACCATCAATGGTGATGCCAACGTGCCTTTCTATAAGGAACTGGCGAACCAGGGCATCAAGGCCGAGGATATTCCGGTCGTCGCCTTCTCCGTCGGCGAAGAAGAACTTGCCGGTCTCGATACCGCACCGCTGGTCGGCCACCTTGCCGCCTGGAACTACTTCCAGTCCGTCGATGCGCCGGTCAATGCCGAATTCATCAAGACCTGGCATGCCTTTACCAAGAACGACAAGCGCGTGACCAACGACCCGATGGAAGCCGCCTATATCGGCTTCAACGCCTGGGTAAAGGCCGTCGAATCCGCCGGCACGACGGATACGGACAAGGTTCTGGACTCGATCATCGGCGTTTCGGTGCCGAACCTTTCGGGCGGTTACTCCACCGTCATGCCGAACCACCACATCACCAAGCCGGTGCTGATCGGCGAAATCCAGGCTGACGGCCAGTTCGAAATCGTGCAGCAGACGCCGCAGGTCGTGGGTGACGAGTGGTCGGATTATCTGCCGGACTCGAAGGATCTGATCTCGGACTGGAGGAAGCCGATGTCTTGCGGCAACTTCAATGTGGCCAGCGGCAAGTGCGGCGGCAAGGGTAGCTGA
- a CDS encoding AAA family ATPase, translated as MDRFIILSGCSGGGKSTLLAELARRGFATVEEPGRRIVIEETRNNGTALPWVDIEAFARRAIAMALEDRQMAPREGLVFFDRGLIDATSALHHVSGDSFIETLRHAHRYNRLVFLTPPWPEVYRGDSERKHGLEAAVEEYERLLRDYARLDYETVVLPKAPVSERADMVLERLAAKVG; from the coding sequence ATGGACCGTTTCATCATCCTTTCCGGCTGTTCCGGCGGCGGCAAGTCCACTCTTCTTGCCGAGCTTGCCCGGCGCGGTTTCGCAACCGTCGAGGAACCGGGAAGGCGCATCGTCATTGAGGAAACGAGAAATAACGGCACTGCCCTGCCCTGGGTCGACATCGAAGCCTTCGCCCGCCGGGCAATCGCCATGGCGCTCGAAGACCGGCAAATGGCACCACGAGAAGGCCTCGTCTTTTTCGACCGCGGCCTGATCGACGCCACCTCGGCGCTGCATCACGTCAGCGGCGACAGCTTCATCGAAACGCTGCGGCACGCGCACCGCTATAACCGGCTGGTTTTCCTCACCCCACCCTGGCCGGAAGTTTACCGGGGAGACAGCGAGCGCAAACACGGTTTGGAGGCGGCGGTGGAGGAATATGAACGCCTGCTGCGTGATTACGCCCGGCTGGACTATGAAACGGTGGTGCTGCCGAAAGCTCCGGTTTCGGAGCGCGCCGATATGGTACTGGAGAGGCTGGCGGCGAAAGTGGGCTGA
- a CDS encoding ABC transporter ATP-binding protein — protein MSGEPLLKVQGVETYYGNIRALAGVDVEVNKGEIVSLIGANGAGKSTLMMTICGSPQARVGQVTFDGEDITRLPTHLIARKRIAQSPEGRRIFPRMTVLENLQMGANLDNLKYFKEDVEKIFVMFPRLKERQSQRGGTLSGGEQQMLSIGRALMARPKLLLLDEPSLGLAPLIVKGIFEAIKKLNQEEGLTVFLVEQNAFAALKLSDRAYVMVNGKVTMSGSGRELLADPQVRAAYLEGGRH, from the coding sequence ATGTCTGGTGAACCGCTTCTTAAAGTTCAGGGTGTCGAAACCTATTATGGCAATATCCGCGCTCTGGCGGGTGTCGATGTCGAAGTCAACAAGGGTGAGATCGTCAGCCTGATCGGTGCCAACGGCGCCGGCAAGTCGACGCTGATGATGACCATCTGCGGCAGCCCGCAGGCGCGTGTCGGCCAGGTGACTTTCGACGGCGAGGATATTACCCGTCTACCGACCCATCTGATCGCCCGCAAACGCATTGCCCAGTCGCCTGAAGGCCGCCGGATTTTCCCGCGCATGACGGTGCTGGAAAACCTGCAGATGGGCGCCAATCTCGACAACCTCAAATATTTCAAAGAGGACGTCGAGAAAATCTTCGTCATGTTCCCGCGGCTGAAAGAGCGCCAGAGCCAGCGTGGCGGCACGCTTTCCGGCGGCGAGCAGCAGATGCTCTCCATTGGCCGCGCGCTGATGGCAAGGCCGAAGCTTCTGCTTCTCGATGAACCGTCGCTGGGTCTCGCACCGCTGATCGTCAAGGGCATCTTCGAAGCGATCAAAAAACTCAACCAGGAGGAGGGGCTGACGGTCTTCCTCGTGGAGCAGAACGCCTTTGCCGCGCTCAAGCTTTCCGACCGCGCCTATGTGATGGTCAACGGCAAGGTGACGATGAGCGGTTCGGGCAGGGAGCTGCTGGCCGATCCGCAGGTACGCGCCGCCTATCTGGAAGGCGGCCGGCACTGA
- a CDS encoding DUF6867 family protein, which translates to MQGLFFETDSGVRYILRALVVLLGFWTAWRAGKSVADGWGGYPRVVIYTLALGLVMRFLHHALFNGPFINGFYYVFDVVLLLVFSSIGFRMRRTNQMVNNYYWLYDRTSAFSYKKKD; encoded by the coding sequence ATGCAGGGCCTTTTTTTCGAGACCGATAGCGGCGTGCGTTATATTCTGCGCGCACTGGTTGTTCTTCTGGGTTTCTGGACCGCCTGGCGCGCGGGAAAATCCGTCGCCGATGGCTGGGGTGGTTACCCGCGTGTGGTCATCTACACGCTGGCATTGGGGCTCGTCATGCGGTTTCTGCATCACGCGCTCTTCAACGGACCGTTCATAAACGGTTTTTACTATGTGTTTGACGTCGTTCTTCTTCTGGTCTTTTCCAGCATCGGTTTCCGCATGCGCCGGACGAACCAGATGGTCAATAACTACTATTGGCTTTACGATCGCACGTCGGCATTCTCCTATAAGAAGAAGGATTGA
- a CDS encoding DUF2735 domain-containing protein produces the protein MIEMATGIHRETATIYQFPVGGRAGLSKFRNSSLNDLERQAQEPHIDFGSWYHDDAIRDEERNDKPHS, from the coding sequence ATGATCGAAATGGCAACTGGCATTCATCGCGAGACGGCAACGATCTATCAATTCCCGGTCGGCGGGCGCGCGGGTCTTTCCAAGTTCCGCAACAGCAGCCTGAACGACCTCGAGCGCCAGGCGCAGGAGCCGCATATCGATTTCGGTTCGTGGTATCACGACGATGCGATCCGCGACGAAGAGCGGAACGACAAGCCGCATTCCTGA
- a CDS encoding response regulator: protein MSGQAAAPRDIVLLVDDSPEALGFLTDALEQSGFSALIATSGQAALNIAERITPDIILLDAVMPAMDGFETCRRLKANAAVAQVPVIFMTGLTETEHVVRALESGGVDYLTKPINIDELRARIRVHLSNARSAQSARVALDAAGRHLLAVRANGAIHWSTPQATRLVNAATGRDDGMEIVTSHIGRWLAERAAAETGRDVPLTITEAGRPALQLSFLGAMGPDEFLFRLTAANEKSGDHLLREHFSLTARESEVLLWIAKGKSNRDIGDILGLSARTVNKHLEQIYVKLGVENRASAAVKAAHILHQG from the coding sequence ATGAGCGGTCAGGCGGCGGCCCCGAGAGACATCGTATTGCTGGTGGATGACAGCCCGGAAGCTCTCGGGTTTCTTACCGATGCGCTAGAACAGTCCGGCTTCTCCGCCCTCATCGCCACCTCGGGACAGGCCGCGCTCAACATTGCCGAACGCATCACGCCCGATATCATCCTGCTCGACGCCGTCATGCCGGCCATGGACGGTTTCGAGACCTGCCGCCGCCTGAAGGCCAATGCGGCGGTGGCGCAGGTGCCCGTCATCTTCATGACCGGACTGACGGAAACAGAACATGTAGTGCGGGCGCTCGAATCCGGCGGCGTCGATTATCTGACCAAGCCGATCAATATAGATGAACTGCGCGCCCGCATCCGCGTCCATCTCTCCAATGCCCGCTCGGCGCAAAGCGCCCGCGTCGCGCTCGACGCCGCCGGCCGCCACCTGCTCGCCGTGCGCGCCAACGGCGCCATCCACTGGTCGACACCGCAGGCGACGCGCCTCGTCAACGCCGCCACCGGCCGCGACGACGGCATGGAAATCGTCACCAGCCATATTGGCCGCTGGCTCGCAGAACGGGCGGCGGCGGAAACCGGCCGCGACGTGCCGCTGACGATCACCGAGGCCGGGCGGCCTGCCCTGCAGCTATCCTTCCTCGGCGCCATGGGGCCGGATGAATTCCTCTTCCGCCTCACCGCCGCCAATGAGAAATCCGGCGATCACCTGCTGCGCGAGCATTTTTCCCTCACCGCCCGGGAATCGGAAGTGCTGCTGTGGATCGCGAAGGGCAAATCCAACCGCGATATCGGCGATATCCTCGGCCTTTCCGCCAGAACCGTGAACAAGCATCTGGAGCAGATCTATGTGAAGCTCGGGGTGGAAAACCGGGCATCGGCGGCTGTGAAGGCGGCGCATATATTGCATCAGGGGTGA
- a CDS encoding glutamine synthetase beta-grasp domain-containing protein produces the protein MTKFKLEYIWLDGYKPVPNLRGKTQIKEFDEFPTLEQLPLWGFDGSSTQQAEGHSSDCVLKPVAIYPDPARSNGALVMCEVMMPDGVTPHASNSRATILDDEDAWFGFEQEYFFYQDGRPLGFPEQGYPAPQGPYYTGVGFKNVGSVAREIVEEHLDLCLEAGINHEGINAEVAKGQWEFQVFGKGSKRAADQIWIARYLLLRLCEQYGIDVEFHCKPLGDTDWNGSGMHCNFSTKFMREVGGKEYFEALMAAFAKNWKEHIDVYGPDNHLRLTGKHETAPWNKFSYGVADRGASIRVPHSFVNNGYKGYLEDRRPNSQGCPYQIASVVLKTIAEVPLAKSAAA, from the coding sequence ATGACTAAGTTCAAACTCGAGTACATCTGGCTGGACGGATACAAGCCGGTCCCCAACCTGCGCGGCAAGACCCAGATCAAGGAATTCGACGAATTCCCCACACTCGAGCAGCTGCCGCTTTGGGGCTTTGATGGCTCGTCCACGCAGCAGGCCGAAGGCCACTCGTCGGATTGCGTGCTGAAGCCCGTCGCGATCTATCCCGACCCGGCCCGCTCCAACGGTGCACTCGTCATGTGCGAAGTCATGATGCCCGATGGCGTCACCCCGCATGCTTCGAACAGCCGCGCAACCATCCTCGACGACGAGGACGCATGGTTCGGCTTCGAACAGGAGTATTTCTTCTACCAGGACGGCCGCCCGCTCGGCTTCCCGGAACAGGGTTACCCGGCTCCGCAGGGTCCTTATTACACCGGCGTCGGCTTCAAGAATGTCGGTTCGGTTGCCCGCGAAATCGTTGAAGAGCACCTCGACCTCTGCCTCGAAGCCGGCATCAACCACGAAGGCATCAACGCCGAAGTGGCCAAGGGCCAGTGGGAATTCCAGGTATTCGGCAAGGGCTCCAAGCGCGCCGCCGACCAGATCTGGATCGCCCGTTACCTGCTGCTGCGTCTTTGCGAACAGTACGGCATCGACGTCGAATTCCATTGCAAGCCGCTCGGCGATACCGACTGGAACGGTTCGGGCATGCACTGCAACTTCTCCACCAAGTTCATGCGCGAAGTTGGCGGCAAGGAATATTTCGAAGCCCTCATGGCCGCTTTCGCCAAGAACTGGAAAGAGCACATCGACGTTTACGGTCCGGACAACCACCTGCGCCTGACCGGCAAGCACGAAACCGCTCCGTGGAACAAGTTCTCCTACGGCGTTGCCGACCGTGGCGCCTCGATCCGCGTTCCGCATTCCTTCGTTAACAACGGTTACAAGGGTTACCTCGAAGACCGTCGTCCGAACTCGCAGGGCTGCCCTTACCAGATCGCTTCCGTCGTTCTGAAGACGATTGCAGAAGTGCCGCTCGCAAAGTCGGCTGCTGCCTGA
- a CDS encoding branched-chain amino acid ABC transporter substrate-binding protein produces MKKSLLSAVALTAMVAFSGSAWADVLIAVGGPLTGPNAAFGAQLQKGAEQAAKDINAAGGINGEQIKIVLGDDVSDPKQGISVANKFVADGVKFVVGHFNSGVSIPASEVYAENGILEVTPAATNPVFTERGLWNTFRTCGRDDQQGGIAGKYLADHYKDAKIAIIHDKTPYGQGLADETKKAANAAGLTEAMYEGVNVGDKDFSALISKMKEAGVTVIYWGGLHTEAGLIIRQAADQGLKAKLISGDGIVSNELASIAGDAVEGTLNTFGPDPTLRPENKELVEKFKAAGFNPEAYTLYSYAALQAIAGAAKAAGSVEPEKVAEALKKGTFPTALGDISFDEKGDPKLPGYVMYEWKKGPDGKFSYFQQGT; encoded by the coding sequence ATGAAGAAGTCTCTTCTTTCCGCCGTTGCGCTGACCGCCATGGTCGCCTTCAGCGGTTCGGCCTGGGCCGATGTCCTGATCGCTGTCGGCGGCCCGCTGACCGGCCCGAACGCTGCTTTCGGTGCTCAGCTTCAGAAGGGTGCCGAGCAGGCTGCGAAAGACATCAACGCTGCCGGCGGCATCAACGGCGAACAGATCAAGATCGTGCTGGGCGATGACGTTTCCGACCCCAAGCAGGGTATCTCGGTTGCCAATAAATTCGTTGCTGATGGCGTGAAATTCGTCGTCGGCCACTTCAACTCCGGCGTTTCCATTCCGGCTTCCGAAGTTTATGCCGAAAACGGCATTCTCGAAGTAACGCCTGCTGCGACCAACCCCGTTTTCACCGAGCGCGGCCTGTGGAACACCTTCCGCACCTGCGGTCGTGACGACCAGCAGGGCGGCATCGCCGGCAAGTATCTGGCCGACCACTACAAGGACGCCAAGATCGCCATCATTCACGACAAGACCCCCTATGGTCAGGGGCTTGCCGATGAAACCAAGAAGGCAGCCAATGCGGCCGGCCTGACGGAAGCCATGTATGAAGGCGTCAATGTCGGCGACAAGGACTTCTCCGCGCTGATTTCCAAGATGAAGGAAGCTGGCGTCACGGTTATCTACTGGGGCGGCCTGCACACGGAAGCCGGTCTGATCATCCGCCAGGCGGCCGATCAGGGCCTGAAGGCGAAGCTCATCTCGGGTGACGGCATCGTCTCGAACGAACTCGCCTCCATCGCCGGCGACGCTGTCGAAGGCACGCTCAACACCTTCGGTCCCGATCCGACGCTGCGTCCTGAAAACAAGGAACTGGTAGAGAAGTTCAAGGCCGCCGGCTTCAACCCGGAAGCCTACACCCTCTACTCCTACGCCGCCCTGCAGGCGATTGCCGGCGCTGCCAAGGCTGCCGGTTCGGTTGAGCCGGAAAAGGTTGCCGAAGCTCTGAAGAAGGGCACCTTCCCGACCGCGCTCGGCGACATCTCCTTCGACGAGAAGGGCGACCCGAAGCTTCCCGGCTACGTCATGTACGAGTGGAAGAAGGGCCCGGACGGCAAGTTCAGCTACTTCCAGCAGGGGACGTGA
- a CDS encoding hybrid sensor histidine kinase/response regulator → MAARQRIIPVRREYNRWVANQTLEDYALRFTAKSARQFSSNRISHTAIGAISFLALEAIGGAITLSYGTTNAFYAILVAAIAMLAVGLPISRYAIRHGVDIDLLTRGASFGYIGSTITSLIYAAFTFMLFAIEASIMSGALELALGIPLWIGYIISAVMVIPLVTHGVRLISRFQIITQPFWIILNVLPFVFIALMDWEKYDLWRAFAGIHHASGPPGTVADFNLVEFGAASAVILALMSQIGEQVDFLRFLPAEGQSRLRHRIAVFLAGAGWVVVGVPKLLAGSFLVVLTFSSGVSVDRAADPAQMYLTAFGYMIPNETAAMLLMVAFVVVSQLKINVMNAYAGSLAWSNFFSRLTHSHPGRVVWLVFNVAIALLLMELGIYRLLEETLGIFSIIAMAWLCTISADLFINKPLGLAPSGIEFKRAHLYDINPVGVGSMALSATIALMAHFGTFGPLAASLAPYLTLIVAFITSPLIAWGTKGKFYLARKPRQKWREESSITCSICEHPFEPEDMAWCPAYAAPICSLCCSLDSRCHDMCKPKAKLNYQVATVAKSFLPDQLVAKLATRLGRYGMAAAIAVTAIGGILALIAHQVGTASPATADVVNRTILIVFFVFAVIAGIVCWFLVLAHDSRVVAEEESSRQNTLLLKEIAAHKKTDAALQDAKETAEAANRAKSRYVVGLSHELRTPLNAVLGYAQILERDETIPPPRQSAIKVIRRSADHLSGLIDGLLDISKIEAGRLQVYSNEINIQDFFDQIVDMFRPQAQAKGLEFRHERAHSLPQYVRTDEKRLRQILVNLLSNAIKFTDEGSVTFDVAYRSQVASFTVSDTGRGIAEKDLARIYEPFQRGEAESVRPMPGLGLGLTITRLLTNTLGGEISVSSEKDEGSTFRVRLMLSAVHRPSTAPAAEKTIRSYSGPRRTIVVVDDNEDHRELMRQVLSPLDFVVLTAQSGPDCLTLIEGVQPDLFLIDISMPGMTGWQLVTKLREAGQTAPLIMLSANIGDGTVAGAGEDNHNDAIAKPVDIRQLCDRLAVHLGLKWIYEADMPPPPSPPPVAQIVHPGAIHIQDLQRLGEIGYIRGIEAKLADLARNTENLPFTQELGIYVQAFDLAGYAHFLKRFADSDMGDGKA, encoded by the coding sequence ATGGCCGCACGGCAACGCATCATCCCCGTCAGGCGCGAATATAACCGCTGGGTCGCCAACCAGACGCTGGAAGATTATGCGCTGCGCTTCACCGCCAAGAGCGCCCGGCAATTTTCCTCCAACCGCATTTCCCACACCGCCATCGGCGCGATTTCCTTTCTGGCGCTGGAAGCCATCGGCGGCGCCATCACGCTCTCCTACGGCACCACCAACGCCTTTTACGCCATCCTCGTTGCCGCCATCGCCATGCTCGCCGTCGGCCTGCCGATCAGCCGTTACGCCATCCGTCACGGCGTCGATATCGATCTTCTGACGCGCGGCGCGAGCTTCGGTTATATCGGCTCCACCATCACCTCGCTGATCTATGCCGCCTTCACCTTCATGCTCTTCGCCATCGAAGCGTCGATCATGTCCGGCGCGCTGGAACTGGCGCTCGGCATTCCACTGTGGATCGGCTATATCATCTCCGCCGTCATGGTCATTCCGCTCGTCACCCATGGCGTGCGACTCATCAGCCGTTTCCAGATCATCACCCAGCCCTTCTGGATCATCCTCAACGTCCTGCCTTTCGTGTTCATCGCTTTGATGGACTGGGAAAAATACGATCTCTGGCGCGCCTTTGCCGGCATACACCACGCCTCCGGCCCGCCGGGAACGGTCGCGGATTTCAACCTCGTGGAATTCGGCGCGGCCTCCGCCGTCATTCTGGCGCTGATGTCGCAGATCGGCGAACAGGTGGACTTCCTGCGCTTCCTGCCGGCCGAGGGGCAAAGCCGCCTGCGCCATCGCATCGCGGTCTTTCTGGCGGGTGCCGGCTGGGTCGTTGTCGGCGTGCCGAAGCTTCTGGCCGGCTCCTTCCTCGTGGTCTTGACCTTCAGCTCCGGCGTTTCGGTAGATCGCGCCGCCGATCCGGCGCAGATGTATCTCACCGCCTTCGGCTACATGATCCCCAATGAAACCGCGGCCATGCTGCTGATGGTCGCCTTCGTGGTTGTCTCGCAGCTGAAGATCAACGTCATGAACGCCTATGCGGGCTCGCTCGCCTGGTCCAACTTCTTCTCCCGCCTCACCCACAGCCATCCCGGCCGCGTCGTCTGGCTGGTCTTCAACGTGGCGATCGCGCTGCTGTTGATGGAACTCGGCATCTACCGCCTGCTGGAAGAAACGCTCGGCATCTTCTCCATCATCGCCATGGCGTGGCTGTGCACCATCTCCGCCGATCTCTTCATCAACAAGCCGCTCGGCCTCGCCCCGTCCGGCATCGAGTTCAAGCGCGCCCATCTTTACGACATCAATCCCGTCGGCGTCGGCTCCATGGCGCTTTCAGCGACCATCGCGCTGATGGCGCATTTCGGCACCTTCGGGCCGCTCGCCGCATCGCTCGCGCCCTATCTGACGCTGATCGTCGCCTTCATCACCTCGCCGCTGATCGCATGGGGCACGAAGGGCAAATTCTATCTGGCCCGCAAACCGCGTCAGAAATGGCGAGAAGAGAGCAGCATCACCTGTTCCATCTGCGAACACCCTTTCGAGCCGGAGGACATGGCCTGGTGTCCGGCCTATGCCGCGCCGATCTGTTCGCTCTGCTGCTCGCTGGACAGCCGCTGCCATGATATGTGCAAGCCGAAGGCCAAGCTGAACTATCAGGTCGCGACCGTCGCGAAATCCTTCCTGCCGGATCAGCTAGTGGCCAAACTCGCCACCCGGCTCGGACGCTACGGCATGGCGGCGGCGATTGCCGTCACCGCCATTGGCGGCATATTAGCGCTCATCGCCCATCAGGTCGGCACCGCCTCGCCGGCGACGGCAGATGTGGTCAACCGCACCATCCTCATCGTGTTCTTCGTCTTCGCCGTCATCGCCGGCATCGTCTGCTGGTTTCTGGTTCTCGCCCATGACAGCCGGGTGGTGGCGGAGGAGGAATCCTCACGCCAGAACACATTGCTCCTCAAGGAAATCGCAGCCCACAAAAAGACCGACGCCGCCCTTCAGGACGCCAAGGAAACGGCCGAAGCCGCCAACCGCGCCAAGAGCCGTTACGTGGTGGGCCTCAGCCATGAGCTGCGCACGCCGCTTAATGCCGTTCTGGGTTATGCCCAGATCCTCGAACGCGATGAGACCATTCCCCCGCCCCGGCAATCGGCCATCAAGGTCATCCGCCGTTCCGCCGACCATCTCTCCGGCCTGATCGACGGGCTTCTGGATATTTCCAAGATCGAGGCGGGCCGTCTGCAGGTCTATTCCAACGAGATCAACATTCAGGATTTCTTCGACCAGATCGTCGACATGTTCCGCCCGCAGGCGCAGGCCAAGGGGCTGGAATTCCGGCATGAGCGCGCCCATTCCCTGCCGCAATATGTGCGCACGGATGAAAAGCGTCTGCGCCAGATTCTCGTCAACCTGCTCTCAAATGCCATCAAGTTCACCGACGAGGGCAGCGTCACCTTCGATGTCGCCTATCGCAGCCAGGTCGCGAGCTTCACGGTTTCCGATACCGGGCGCGGCATTGCCGAAAAAGATCTTGCCCGCATCTACGAGCCTTTCCAGCGCGGCGAGGCCGAAAGCGTGCGCCCCATGCCGGGCCTCGGCCTAGGGCTCACCATTACGAGGCTTCTCACCAACACGCTCGGCGGCGAGATTTCCGTCTCCAGCGAAAAAGATGAGGGCTCCACCTTTCGCGTCCGCCTCATGCTCTCTGCCGTGCACCGGCCAAGCACGGCACCTGCGGCAGAAAAGACCATCCGCTCCTATTCCGGCCCGCGCCGCACCATCGTGGTGGTTGATGACAACGAGGATCACCGCGAGTTGATGCGGCAGGTGCTTTCGCCGCTCGATTTCGTGGTGCTGACCGCCCAGAGCGGGCCGGACTGCCTGACACTCATCGAAGGCGTGCAGCCCGATCTCTTTCTCATCGATATTTCCATGCCCGGCATGACCGGCTGGCAGCTTGTGACGAAACTGCGTGAAGCCGGCCAGACCGCCCCGCTCATCATGCTCTCGGCCAATATCGGTGACGGAACCGTGGCGGGTGCTGGAGAAGACAACCACAATGACGCCATCGCCAAGCCTGTCGATATCCGCCAGCTTTGCGACAGGCTTGCCGTGCATCTCGGCCTGAAATGGATCTACGAGGCGGATATGCCGCCCCCGCCATCGCCGCCGCCCGTGGCGCAGATCGTCCATCCCGGCGCAATTCACATTCAGGATTTGCAGCGGCTCGGCGAAATAGGCTACATACGCGGCATCGAGGCGAAACTCGCCGATCTTGCCCGCAACACGGAAAATCTGCCCTTCACGCAGGAGCTCGGCATCTATGTGCAGGCCTTCGATCTGGCCGGTTACGCGCATTTTCTCAAACGGTTTGCAGATAGCGACATGGGAGACGGCAAGGCATGA